In the genome of Streptomyces aquilus, the window CATCCTCGTCGCGGGCTGGCCCGCGGTCGCCTTCCTCGGCGGAACGCTCCTCGCCCACTCCACCACGACGACGAAACCGGCCAACGACACCGAGGTCATCGAGGACCAGGAGGACGCGCCCGAACCCACCCCCGAGCCACCCGCCCAACCAGCCATCGAAGGGCCGCCCAAGCGCCCCGCCGTACCCGTCCCGGCCGCCCTGGTCGACCACGCCCGCAAGGTCGCCACCGAACACCACACCCGCACCGGCATCCCGATCGACACCCCAACCCTCCGCGCCCGCCTCGGCGTCCCCGAGCCCATGGCCGAAGCCATCGCAGCCCAGCTCTGAAAGGAGAGGCCACATGCCCGCCAACCGCCGCTTCCGCAACGTCACCCGGACCGGCCCCGTCCAGGTCGCCACGTCGTACGACGACCGGGGCCGGGAGAAGCACACCGCCGCCTGTACCGCTCCGCGCTGCGGCTTCTCCGCCGACTACGACAGCCGTGCCGCCGCCGAACTCGCCGCCCGCACTCACCGCTGCCCCGTCCGCTGAAAGGACCTGCACACCGTGACCGTCAGCCTGCCGCTCGTCGTCGTCCTCGGCTTCTTCGCCTGGGGAGCGGTCAAGTTCCTCGGCGTCCGTACCTGGGTCGTCGTACTGATCGCCCTCTTCGGCTTCTGGCTCCCGCAGACCTTCTTCGCCCCCGCCATCGAGTCCGGCACGCGCACCGGCGTGGACGTCATAAACAGCTCACATACCTAGACGAGTAGATGAGGAGAGATCGACCGTGCTGCTGCCCAAGTACCCCGACAACCCGACACCGCCGCCCGCACACACCCACGCCCCCACCGACCCGGCACCCGTCCAGCGCTCGCTCCCGTCGGTCTCCATCGACCACAAGACGATCGCGGCCCTGGTCGTCGGCGGTGTCGTCCTCACCGCGCTCCTGGCCGCCGTCGCCGTCACGGCCATCTCGGTAGCCGTGGCCGCCGTCGTCCTTCGCTCGATGCTCCGCGACCAGCGGCGCTGAACCCCGCCAGACCGCCGGGGCGGCGTCGCTCGACTAAGCATCACGCCGCCCCGGGGCCTGTTCCTCCCGACCGAGTCAGCCAGAAGGAGAAACGCCATCTTCACCCGCACCACTCCGGCCCCACTCCCGGAACTTGCGAACCTGGCCGCACAGGGCACGCTCCCCGGTTTCCTCCGCCAACTCTCCACCCTCGGCGGCTGCACCCACCCGATCCGTCTCGACGGCCACCGCACCGAGTACGACGTCGACACCACCACCGGCGAGATCGGCGCCGTCCTCCACCACCTCGACTCCACAGACCTCCCTGCCGGCCAGCTCCTCGTCCGCTGCAACAACCGCCGCACCACCCGCTGCCCGGCCTGCGCGGAGGTCTACCGCCGCGACACCTTCCAACTGATCACGGCCGGACTGCGCGGAGGCAAGGGCACCCCGGAACAAGTCGGCGCCCACCCGCGCGTCTTCGCCACCTTCACGGCCCCCGGCTTCGGCCCGGTCCACAACCGCCGCACCGACGGCCGCCCCTGCCGCTGCGGCATCCACCACGACCAGGACGACGAGACACTCGGCACCCCGCTCAACTCGGACACCTACGACTACGAAGCAGCCGTCCTCTGGAACGCCCACGCCGGACAGCTCTGGCGGCGCTTCTCGACGTACCTGCGCCGGGAGGTCGCCAAGCGCGCGGGCCTCTCCCAGCGCAGGCTTGGCGACCACGCCCGCGTCTCCTTCGCCAAGGTCGCCGAATACCAGAAACGCGGAGCCGTCCACTTCCACGCGGTCATACGCCTCGACGGCCCCGGCGGAGGAGACACCCCACCCCCGGCCTGGGCCACCGCCGAACTCCTCACCGACGCCATCGAAGCCGCCGCGACCAAGGTCCGCGTGGACGGCCCGACCATCGACGGCCGGGCCCACACCTTCACGTTCGGCCGCCAACTCGACGTCCGCACCATCCGATCCGCCGACTTCAACGACGGCCAGGAACTGACCGAGCGAGCCGTCGCCGCCTACATCGCCAAATACGCCACCAAAGGTGCCGAGACGGCGATGGGAGCTCTAGACCGCCCGCTGAAGTTCGCCGCCGAACTGGCCCAGCTCGACATCAGCGATCACGCCCGCCGCCTCATCCGGACCGCCTGGACCCTCGGCGCCCGCAAGAGCCTCGAACACCTCCGTCTCCGCGCCTGGGCCCACATGCTCGGCTTCCGCGGCCATTTCTCCACCAAGTCCCGCCGCTACTCCACCACCCTCGGCGCCCTCCGCGACGCCCGCGCCGAATGGCACCGCGCACAAGCCGCACCCCCCAACGGCCCCATCACCAACACCACGTACGTCCTCGCGCACTGGGTGTTCGCCGGAACCGGCCTCTCCGACACCGAGGCCTGGCTGTCCGCATCCCTCGACCCTGCCCCCGGAACGGAAGGTGAGCCCACCGCATGACCGACCGCTACCTGTCCGTCGACCAGGTCGCCGAGCTGCTCGGTACGAGCGTCCGATTCCCTCGGCGGCTGATCGAGGAGCGACGCATTCGGTACGTGAAGCTCGGCCGGCATGTGCGTATCCCCGAGAGCGTGGTCGAGGAGTTCATCCGGTCCCGCACCGTCGAGCCGATCAGGCTCCGGCGCACCAGCCTTCGGAGGGCTGCCTGATGGCCAACAAGAAGGGCAGGAGACGCCGCTTCGGCGCGGTGAGGCGGTACAGGTCCGGCCGCTGGACTGCTTCCTACCTCGGCCCTGACGGTGAGCGCATCCGCGCGGAGGAGACGTTCGAGACCAAGAAGGACGCGGAGGTCTGGCTGTCTCAGGTAGAGGCGGATCTCACCCGGGGAGACTGGCGCGCTCCGGACGCCGGATCGGTCAACTTCCGCGTCTACGCCGAGAAGTGGGTCGAGGAACGAGAGTTGTCAGTGCGCACCGTAGACCTCTACGAGGATCTCCTACGGCTCCACATCCTCCCGACCTTCGGTGACCTCGACCTGGATGAGATTACTGCGCCACGCGTCCGCGAATGGCGTGCCGAGAGGCTCCGCACCACCAAAGCCAAGACGACCATCGCCAAGGCGTACCGCCTTCTCAAGGGCATCCTGGAGACAGCGGTCGACGACGACCTGATCAGCCGCAATCCGTGCCGAATCAAGGGAGCGGGCAAGGAGTCAGCCGCCGAACGTCGTATCGCCACCGTCGCCCAGGTCGACGCTCTCGCCGAGGCGATCGGCATCCGCTGGCGCCTCATGGTCTACCTCGGCGCCTACGGTCCGATGCGTCCCGAGGAACTGGCCGGCCTCCGCCGCCGGGACGTCGACGTCGACCACCTCGTGATCCGAGTCCGCGTCGCTGAGCCTGAGCGGACCAACGGCAAGAGGGCTCCCGGCGAGACCAAGTCAGAGGCGGGCGTGCGTGTCGTTGTCCTCCCGCCGTTCCTCCACAAGGAGGTGAAGCAGCACCTCGCCTGGTTCGCCGAGAAGGGGCCCGACGGGCTCGTCTTCGTAGGGGAGAAGGGAGCGCCCTTCCGGCGCACGTCGTTCGGCCGGAAGTGGCGGCGCGCCCGTCCTGCCGCCGGCCTCCCGGACGGCTTCCGTTTCTACGACCTTCGTCACACCGGGCACACCCTTTCGACCCGCTCCGGGGCGACCCTCAAAGACACGATGGTTCGCGCCGGACAGTCCTCTGAGAAAGCCGCGCTGATCTATCAGCACTCCGACGAGGCGCGGCAGCGAGAGGTGGCCGCGGGCCTCGATGACCTGGTCCGCGCCGAGCGTGCGAAGCACCACAAGAACCGCCCCGCGCACCACAGCGAGGAGGTCGCCGATAGCTAATGGTGCGGTTGTGGTGCGCGACCCACCCACCGGTCTAGACAACAAAGAACCCCCGGGTCATCGACCTGGGGGTTTCACATGGAGCGGGTGACGAGAATCGAACTCGCGCTCTCAGCTTGGGAAGCTGATGTTCTACCATTAAACTACACCCGCGTAAGACGCCGGTTCGACCGGTGTCGTAATGCCTCGTCACTCTACCTCATGTCAGACCCCCGGCGCTGAAGCCGTGGGGTCTGAGTGCGTTAACGGGGTGTGACAGGGCTGCGGGGGGCCGGAGTTGGGGCGTACGGTGGAGAGGTGGGAGAGGGTCCGGGAGTGGTCGGAGTGCCGCCTGGAGAGTCGTTCCTTCCATCCCGTAATGTGGCATTTGTCGTCCGGCGAGCAACAGCCGGACGGGGCT includes:
- a CDS encoding SpdD protein encodes the protein MLLPKYPDNPTPPPAHTHAPTDPAPVQRSLPSVSIDHKTIAALVVGGVVLTALLAAVAVTAISVAVAAVVLRSMLRDQRR
- a CDS encoding DUF2637 domain-containing protein — its product is MRAQLARVDAVLVQALIAAALSFAHIHDIASAAGQDGWKAWAYPVSVDLLLVAAWRRLRSGEAKSSGWCWFVIALAASLGANVATAGLLDLDQVPAWLRILVAGWPAVAFLGGTLLAHSTTTTKPANDTEVIEDQEDAPEPTPEPPAQPAIEGPPKRPAVPVPAALVDHARKVATEHHTRTGIPIDTPTLRARLGVPEPMAEAIAAQL
- a CDS encoding replication initiator; this translates as MAAQGTLPGFLRQLSTLGGCTHPIRLDGHRTEYDVDTTTGEIGAVLHHLDSTDLPAGQLLVRCNNRRTTRCPACAEVYRRDTFQLITAGLRGGKGTPEQVGAHPRVFATFTAPGFGPVHNRRTDGRPCRCGIHHDQDDETLGTPLNSDTYDYEAAVLWNAHAGQLWRRFSTYLRREVAKRAGLSQRRLGDHARVSFAKVAEYQKRGAVHFHAVIRLDGPGGGDTPPPAWATAELLTDAIEAAATKVRVDGPTIDGRAHTFTFGRQLDVRTIRSADFNDGQELTERAVAAYIAKYATKGAETAMGALDRPLKFAAELAQLDISDHARRLIRTAWTLGARKSLEHLRLRAWAHMLGFRGHFSTKSRRYSTTLGALRDARAEWHRAQAAPPNGPITNTTYVLAHWVFAGTGLSDTEAWLSASLDPAPGTEGEPTA
- a CDS encoding tyrosine-type recombinase/integrase: MANKKGRRRRFGAVRRYRSGRWTASYLGPDGERIRAEETFETKKDAEVWLSQVEADLTRGDWRAPDAGSVNFRVYAEKWVEERELSVRTVDLYEDLLRLHILPTFGDLDLDEITAPRVREWRAERLRTTKAKTTIAKAYRLLKGILETAVDDDLISRNPCRIKGAGKESAAERRIATVAQVDALAEAIGIRWRLMVYLGAYGPMRPEELAGLRRRDVDVDHLVIRVRVAEPERTNGKRAPGETKSEAGVRVVVLPPFLHKEVKQHLAWFAEKGPDGLVFVGEKGAPFRRTSFGRKWRRARPAAGLPDGFRFYDLRHTGHTLSTRSGATLKDTMVRAGQSSEKAALIYQHSDEARQREVAAGLDDLVRAERAKHHKNRPAHHSEEVADS
- a CDS encoding mobile element transfer protein, which codes for MPANRRFRNVTRTGPVQVATSYDDRGREKHTAACTAPRCGFSADYDSRAAAELAARTHRCPVR
- a CDS encoding excisionase family DNA-binding protein, with product MTDRYLSVDQVAELLGTSVRFPRRLIEERRIRYVKLGRHVRIPESVVEEFIRSRTVEPIRLRRTSLRRAA